GTCTATCTATTCATTCATTCTTTCTAATTGTTTcgattgcattgtaaatggtggacaaagatgagtggttatccttgttatcctcctttagtatttggagcatttgaaGCGGTGAAATACCCATTTTCCTCATTTTGGATACCTTCTCCATCTCTTGAGGATTTAGCTTTGCCGCCATAaaatgtccttcaagatgctccggacgagggtggttatgacgaccttcCATAACCTTGTAGAGAACCCATCCATCCAAATATTGGTTGTAATTAAATGCTAGCTTGAAGGGGAATTTAATATTGGTTGTTCTTCCTACttgtctttcctttataaacataacccttcgTCTTGTGGCTTTTCCCGGGatcaccgcttctctcacaaaccatttcaaagcgagtttttctttctctcccattcaatactaatacgtacatgtctttttgtgcatgttgtctaGCCCAACTCTTTGCATCTTCCGGAGTTGtgaataccaagtcattcatgCAGTGATAGGATGTGTCATCGTACAAAATACCAACCGGggaaggttggttttccattggttcaATTGGATCACATGGAACCTACAAGTAATAGCACAACGTCAATACCATAAACATTTAACACTTAAAGTTCGGTAATACCATAAACATTTAACACTTAAAGTCACAGTATATATTTCGGTTAGGAGAATTTTTTTTCTAACTCTAGAACTGGTAACCGAATTTCCAAAATAAGAACCGTTCATTGTGCTCGCAACTCTTAGGCCAATATCTGTTTACCAAATTTAcaaaataagaacagttcggtaTGCTCGCAAAACAATTTCTCGTAACCGAACTATatttttcctttgaaagaatgagttcggttttgtcgataatttcACTGGGTAACCGAACTGTTGAAATAATTTGTTCGGTATGCTCGCAAAAAAATTTCTCGAAACCGAACTCTatttttcctttgaaagaatgagttcggttttgtcgataatttcACTGGATAACCGAACTGTTGAAATAGTTTGTTCGGTATGCTCGCAAAAAAATTTCTCTTAACCGAACTCTATTTTTCCTTGTAAACAAGGTTGTTCAGGTGAAGAAAAATGGCTACATCGAAATATGATGTTGGGGCCATAAAATCTGAACAACTCTTGTTTACAAATGTATTTGGGCCTTACCGAACTCTGTATTTAGATTTTCTTTGTGAAAGTTCGGCAATGAAACTGAAAAActcgacaaaaccgaactcaaTAGTTCGGTAACAAAGGTATTGATATCGACTAAACCGAACTATGCACTGTAAACTCTATAAaaatagttcggttacatgttctgggGATTGCATAaccgaactctaaaaaaccaccattaacatgtagttcggttacctgcatgTGCTAAATTTAGCAACCGAACTACACATTAAGTACAAttcggttacctcgcaagctAAATTTGGTTACTGAACTAAGTTGACCTAACCGAGATTTTTCCAGAAAATTTGAGTTTGGCCAAATTTTTGCAAAATTCAAGCTACATTAATAAAATATGAggcatacctgagtacccatagcttcatcttcaggttgtggctgataaaatccatcatatgtTTGGTTAGGTTGAGTTTGGTGCAAAAAGctttcatcatctaacaaataactcatttctggatcattagaagtATTGAAAAATACATTATGAGGTGAAGGGGGTTCTGATTCTGAGGATGAggtatcatcacatgaatcactcaaatcataattagtaaactcaaaaaaagattttttgggttcacccatcttcttcttcatatttcctCCTTCTTATTCTTATCTCTCaataataatgttataacaaaacaatccCACTAATATAACTCATTAATCACTCATCActtactaatcattacactaatacTTATCATTTATCACACTACCTAAGTTTATCATCAAGGGTAAAATAGGTATTTTAAAAaatcagataaggggtgactcaaaaATTACTACCAATGTCCACCCCAAAAACTTGAGAGTAGTCCCCCCgattttttgagtagtccccgaAAGACCGTTCTATttagaaccataatattgggcataccaaaatcttccaaggcatattgaatgaagacaaaaaaggttgtgaaatagcaaaatcagataaccccttaacccaaaatttttttaatggcaaatctgccctttacgtattagtgttaataattttgattagtgattaaatattttgtttagtgattaaaataatttttagaattataagagttgtttagatgaaaaatttgaggaaaaaaaatcaaagttttggtttggttaagaaggagagaaatagaaggagaaagtgtgaaaattctaattcttgattcaatggaggatgaggagggtcagcATTCATCtacaaaacctaggaaaatacatatcaactacaacaatgatccaaaaatggcgatttcttagattatgagaatgattttacacccactcaaactcaagctcaaactcaaacataaactcaagatgatgatttttatgagccaaatcctgatgatgaagacattgatgaggaacccaatgcttctaatacacaggtacacttatatcctatacttaatctcacttctatagctctcaattatcaaaagttaggttttttgaatcatggttcggcgaaacaggatgaggttcggctcacatctatgagccgaatctaccaattgatgaacggttcggcttactgaatctgtttactgcatgcgccgaacctataatttccaattccaacccttttgctagacactagttcggcttatatgaaagtttcatagtaagccgaacaacatcctgaatagcccggaatagaatcattactaattcggcttatatatccaaaattgtatgtgccgaacataattttttaatttctgggttgaaatattgttactagttcggcacatatggagaatatcgtatcagccgaaacctcttatgttcaaggttcggcacataatatgattatcgtctgagacGAACattaatttgttaatttttgggttaaaatattgttcttggttcggcacatattgaggatatcgtataagccgaaacctgtaaatgtttatagttcggcacataatgtgattatcgaatgcgccgaaccttgttattatattccctttctagtgtttaaccttgtgatattctttgtagatcgttcttggacccatggaaaatcaacctgatccagtagacataattcacgaggatactaAGGATCAGCCTTTTTGtaggatgaaccaaacaaaaaaagtgaaaattactaaaaatgttaagaaagtgaagtctaatgatggagaatactaaggtccatattaaactcattaaaatgaattagatcttatcttcaacttcaagagaatgaaaagacaaacataacgcaaaaagaatgaggtcattccgacatcggacgaaaaagttatggacaaaacaagatcgaaaaacttgagtgtgcaaagagaaggttcggctgataactcaacaacatgagctagccgaacctagagcctgcaaatcaatattttcgaagtgtttacagagagaggttcggcttgaaagtgatctaatcgagtcagccgaacctgacaaccacctggggtaaatttcacttctcaggttcggccgggaaggtttgcaaggtattagccgaacctggcactgttctgggacgtattcaatacacattttggggttcggctaaaaattgacatttacggtttagccgaactgttcatatacactttcagggagaaatttcaagaacagttcggctcaaaactcaactcaattatcagccgaacccgctactgtaaccgtcaaaaaccctaagtttttagcaatttaacccatttaatccatgaaaaacaacaaataaaagactgggtttgtagggaataccttaTTATCCTCATTTtagtatttggagcttcaaatggttgaattttcgattcaatttccggttcaattatagtttttacaccttcatcttcaattggttcttcttctttaattcatggattggaagaggatttagaacacctgacgtttgcttttttctttgtacgatccattatatagttcaatttaaccgatgatcgaattttcacgaatcgataattaattacagtgatgcaaaaaaaaatctgagagaaaaggaaggaggtttagctggaggaagaagaagagatgtttaggatagtttattttttgattttaagttcaagggtatataggtaattgaactacccaatagacaccccttataaggtcacctaggatgAGAAAATTagtttgtatgccttgaaagtttttggtatgcctaaaatcatagttcTCTATTTATACTGTTACGGAAAGTTAGGTTGAGGCCTAAAAAGAAATTCTTACTTACAGGCCCAAACTTCTTATTTACAGGCccaaaatattttgagaaaacaATCAAATAGCATAAAAGTTGAGTATTCGCTAGCACATTGCAGCCACGGTTATATGATCTCGCCTGCCATTGATAAATTCTTGAAAGAGCATGTCAAATTCCCCTTTCCTGTTGACTTCCCTTATTTTCTGGAAGAAACGGAAGTAATAGTGTGTGTTGTGTCTACGGCACAAACAAGAAGCTCGTTACCATCCATGTAtatagaattcaaaaaaaaaaaaaaaaaaaaaaaaaaaaaaaaaaaaaagcggatACAGGGAGAAGCATTTACATCTCCAGAAGAATCTGTGCCAGCATCTTCTGAACATTGATCAATGCTCATGTGTGATTCTTGCAAATATAGCAGCCACAGTTATCAACAATAGGTGATGCATCTTTCCTGAAGTGTCGAAGAAACAACATATATTAGCAAATACAGCAAGTGATATCATATCACCCAGAACCTGTAAATATAAATAATAACCTACTACAAGAAGTATCCGTAAAGTTCAACTTCTAATGATTTTTATCCAACTTCTAATGATTTTTATCAATAGGAGTATGCTAGAGAAAAGAGTTTTCCATCAATATCAAACAGATGAAACTTTTGGAAGGTTCTTTAAGAGTATGCAGCTTTTGTGCTCCCTTCCGTTACCTCGCCAAAAATATGCCTGAGTGCTGACGCCATTTCTTATTGCTTACTAAGTACCCCATTCCTCGAAAGAAGTTTTTACGGGATCCCGATCCACCAAAATTTTAACTTCTGGTTCCGGCGAACGAATAATCATTGAGTCCTCCTCTTTCCGGACAACACATACAAAGAGACCTGCCAACAGTCAAGTAATTAGTGAACTTCTGAAATCTATTTATAACTGAGTAATGTTATAAAGACCACATCACATGCCACGAATTCTCAGCCAACAGAGACATGCCGCATCAGAAATGTGGCCAGCTGGGATCATTTACTTAGCTGCTGAATTTCAGTGTTGTAGTCAAATTACTTTATGCCAAAATCTAAAATGAGGATTGGTAGTAGAACAACATATGATAAACTCACCTATATGTAAATTGTAGCTTGTCAGTAACATAGGTATCACTCTTATATGAATCAGAAAACCCACTTCTGTGAGTTGGTAGATATACCTGCACGCCAGCAAGAGTTAATGGACCTGAAGCTTAACAAAAGGATGATTGATTTCTATAGAATCACGTACTTGAATCGAAAAGATCAATTCCTGCCGCAACACCTTGTAAGATCTCCTCTGCAGAAATAAAACAAGACATGAATGGCGTTATCAATTAATGACCACTGTCTGGAGATAAGATACAAGCCCCTAAAGAGAAAAATGTCTCTGTTCCATAAGTTAACTTATGCAACTGTGCAAGACAATTAGGAAACATAAAGTACGAAGATTGACAACATGTGCCTGAAAGTCTTAAGCCCACAAATCTGGCGCAGCTTTTCTTTTGGCAAATTGTCCTGAAGTATGACTGTCAATGTTAGCTCTCTAGAAATGATCAAACTGAGTTGCCAAAACATGTAGCTCAAAGCCTCAAACCATGACTAGAAATGATCATTAACACATATCCTGAAGCTAATGATGGACATATCTGGTGTGCCATTACACCTCAAACAATTAACCTGTTGCATTGATTGAAGTACAAACCAAAAAAGGGGAAAGAAAAAGAACTAGAATACGGCCGTTATTTCTGTTATTTTCCGTTAGTAACAGTCGTTATGGTTGTTCTTGACCATTATTGGGTGTTCTTCACTGTTGTTGACAGTTCTTGAGAACGACGGGAGACCATTCCCATTATAACACTCATTCTTGTAACAATAACCTGTTGCACTCAACCCAACTGCACTTCTTCTTCATTGGCAAACACTAACTGGATCTGTTACACCTACTTAGATTCTACGGTCTAAACACAGCTCAACAAGTTCATGTTTCTTTCTTTCAGAATCTTTATGTCTCAAAACCTAAACTACATTAAACTGTCAAAGTTATAGATTTTCAGCCAGGTGTTGCTACGAGAAGCTCCCAGAAACAAGATATCGACATGAACATCATATTAGAACATGCGAGAATTAAACTAACAAAAGAGAAATGTAATACTCAGATATCTCAACCCGGCAAAGATTCTATTTAAAACAACAACGGCTAACCAAATCAATCTCCATGCACCAGCCAGAATAGGCATTACTATCTCCCACACAAAAAAAAGGGTTTTATACATACGTAGTACAGTGTAAATGTGATCATTTTACCAACACTCATTTTTACAAGTAACTCGTTTTCAATTTTGTTTCCAATCTGATGCAGCAGTAGATACTTCAGCTAAAAGGTAAAATTGAACCAAAAGATAACTTATCACCAACTAACCCGAATAGCGAATCTAACAAAACACCACAAGGACCGATTCCAAAGAAAAGAATGGCTGCTGAAACTTCATTGATGGGGAATCCTGTTCCCGTCAAGCCGCATAAGCTGTGAAGGATAAGCTGGTGGGAAGAGATGCATTAGAGTGAAGGGAATAGATCTGTCATCGACGCCTCATCATCTGATACATTGATTTTAAGATTTCTCTCTCTTTGGTTGCTTTTTATTTCTGCTAATTCAATCACTCCACGCAATGCTGACTGCCAATACCTCAAATTATGCTGAAATTAACACTTTATTTCTTTCCTAAATTGTGAACTTTTCCGAGTCCGCCTTTACCAAACAAATTCATTCATTGGTAATTGTTCTTCCAACACCTTCCATATCTTTTACAGGTATATAAAGTGACTGCGACTGCGTGTTTCTTGATCTTGTTTTACTATTTCCGATGATACCTCTTTGATTATCTATCTACTCATCAGATATTCTGCATAGAAATGGAAGAAGACGAACAAGTttgactctctctctctctctctctctctctctctctctctttcaagTATATACAGGGTTAGGGTTCAGTACACCACTTAAATTACTCCAATCTACCTACGACGTTCTTTTTGTATTTACCATTTTACCCAGTGGTTAAGGGCAGGATATACTAGAGTCGTGACAGGCTCACTGAGTGTGGTGGATTAGAAGTGTGGTACAAGGGAATCCCGGTGCTGCGGGTCCTGGCCTCCTGGGAATGTCCAAGAATAAGAGATGCATATTGTGGCTTCCTTGGTGCTCATGCTGTGCGTTTAGGTGTAATGGCAAACCACATGGCTGAAGTTTCTGCTATGGTGGGTGGTTTGGAATGCGCATTTAACTTTGGTGTTCATACAGAGTAAAAGTAGTTTCTGATTCATGCAGTGCTAGAGAGGCTCTTAAAAGTGTCAATAAAGGAAACATGGTCAGACCAAGGTGGAGCAGGAAACATAATAATGGCGTACAAACAATTACTTTGACAGACATAAAAGCCAGTATTTCTATTAAAAATGTCGTATTAACAAATTTGTGATGGTGCAGGTGAGGAAAATGGTGAATATACATCAATCCAATCCTTACAGATCATCAACATTAATAGTATTCTCTATCGTGTCAATGCAGAAGGCGACAGACTTACGGGAAGACATAGCTTCTGCAACTTTTGACCGAACTCTTTCATGACGACGCAAAAGTAGAATTGTGTTTAGTACAGCCCACCTCACCTGTGAATCCGCTTTCTTCTGCGTAAACCCCAAGCCTTTAAGTAAGCTGTCTAACTGTTACATTCAGAAAACAAAATATGGATTAAACAACATCACACCACTTGCAGGCATACCGGGTAAAGAAAATTGCCAATTGAATGTTTCATGTTTACAGCAAGCACTTGGCAAGATGGAACTCAAGTCCTAGCAGTTTAAGCCAACCTGGTAAATATCAGATAAGCCGCCTTCAGAGTATCCATATAAAAGATATTCCGTCGCAACACCTGCCAGTGCTATACATGCGAACCTGTCCAACATCTGTGGATCAAAAATGTTTCCCGCTTTGAGATAAGAACCTCTGAGGAAAAATAAATTCGCCAGAAACGTGTTGCAATATTTTTTGAAGatttacaacacaaaaacacaagtaTTCCATTTACTAATGATATCAATTCGATTGAAAGATCATACATTACTAAAATCTAACCTTGGATGAAAGCTTTCCTGAATCAACCTGCCAAGTATGGCAACAAAATAAGATAACCAAGAAGGTTACACCaatgaaacatcttacatggtggCAGATGCCAACACTACAGATAAGTAGAGAAACAAAAACAACCCAAGTCTGGACTTACTTCTTCACGGAACTCAATGTCCACGAAAGCTGTTCCAGCTTGAACATTGAGAGATCCTTCTTTCCTCAAAGCTTCTAAACTTGTCAGGGTATATCCCTTCGGAAGGATTCCAAGCAAGTAAGCTATCAAAAAGTGACCAGCTTCATGCTGCAGAAACATTTCACTCTCTCATTTCTTCAAGAAGTGAAGTAATTCTACAGAAATGTTCAGTACTAGTCTCATAACAACTATACCACTTATCCAAATGCATAACCAATAACAGCAGTCTTACACAAATTGCTCTTTGATTGATTTCACATTTTATTATCCTAGAGAAAGAGAAGGAACTCGGATCTTACTTGTACAACTCTGTTACGGTACTTTTGACTCACGGCATGACCAATTGTATCGATCACTAGGCTACTAAATCCTCCACTGAAAGTTACCTGTGAAACAACCAATATCATGTGTCATATGAAAGTGGAGTATACCTAAACCGATCCGCCTCTAAGCACTCTCTAGAGTCTTAGTCAACTAGCATCAGAAGAAAAGGTTATTAGATAACTGAAATGCTTACAGAATCTAGAGTGGCCAAAAATAACAATCCCACAGAGATGAAGAGAATTTGTTGCTGGGTCAAGCCAAATAGAGCCCATGCAGATACCCCTCCTAAAACAGCGGCAACTTGAAGATACCTTTCTATTGAACCAAGTGTCCCATCAACTGGTGAAAGAATTGCTGAAGCATCAATGCCATTCAGCTTCAGTTCATCCAAGGTGTAGAGCCTCGGGGGATCTGTCTTGCAGGAaatacaattaaacacaaaacaaAACATTCCTTTCAAACGATCCATCCTACTTTTCGGACGACGGAAATCAAACAATCACCCATTGACAATCAGAACTCAATTGACACAATCCACCATAACAAACACCACTATTCTGTAAACACAAAATGAATCCCATTCTCCATAACTTTGCATAATTTGGAAGGGCTTATGAGAAACCCACTCAAGAATTCGACATAAGTAATTGACGAACACCCAATTCTATCTGAAATCTTTCTTAAGACTAGAAGAGCTCTGTGCTCCAGATATAACACTATATAAAGGTTGTGCTAGTATGGAAACTTCAATACAGAAGGCACCAACCTCTGAATAAAAATACGAAATAAAACAGTTACCTGCCTTGCTGTGCCAAAGCAACAAAGACCACCGGGTTTTCCCTGCAACTCCTTGATAAGGCTTAATGCTGCTCTTTCATCTCCTTTCATCAGCTCTTCATCAACTTGCTCCAATACTTTCCACCGCAGAGCAGTGGGTTCAGTAGAATTTACCATTTTAACTGTCCTGACCTTCACTGGAGAACAAGATAAGAACCCGCCGTAATATATTACCATTCCCATATCGTCCGTAAAACACTAACTTCTCGAGAAGAAAGTAGACCCAgaatcaaaaattgaaaattcatCAAACATAAAATGGAGTTCATTCAAAATTGAAGTTTTCTAAAATGCACAAAATTTTAGCTTGTGATGTCTGTTTCAAAGAATTTCTCAACCacacaaataaaaacaaaatagagATAAAATACACAATAGTGGGACAAAAAATGATAGCTTTagggatttctttttttttcccgtTTTTTGAAGCAAGATTAATATTTTAGGAAGTGGCtacggttttttttttctttttttttgtgtgtgtgaagCATAGAAGTGGCTATGTTTAAGGGTACAAAAAATCGGACCCTCCTGGAATCGGTGGAACCAtacctgtttttgtaccgaaTCGAGGAAGGGGTATAGATGACGGTCCAAAAACTGAGAAACGACCTCTAGGGGTACAGGCACATGGTCTTATTCATGTCTGGTACCATCTCATCCTGTTTGTATCGACTAATACTGACCATTAGATTTAGAGATTTAATCTTCTACACTTCTCTGCTTCCATCTGGAGTTCTTCTACACCTTCATAAACTCGTCTTCGCAGTCACATCGGATAGCAGTAATCAATACTGGCAGCAACCCAGCTCTTTGTACGTCTGTTTTTCTGACCTTGGTTTGCTACTTCCCATTACTTCTTCCTCCACCGGCAGCCAGAGCAAGAACGAATTACTCCCACAACACTTTGTTCTTATCTCATCAACACTGAATTACTTCCCTTGCTCCATCTCGATCAAACAGCACCATACTAGTTTGATACCACAGCTCCAGTTTCTCTCTATCTTCTTAAGAGTCTTGCAGTGCAACAACTGCAGGACTATTCTGGCCAAGTAGTTCATCTCTGTCCGTTCAAATCGGGTCACAGCATCAACTCCTTGAATCTCATCACCCTCCGACGTCCATAGCACCTGAGCCTCTATAGTCTTCTTCATATTATTGAGTTCATGAAAGCTTGGTTGT
This genomic interval from Papaver somniferum cultivar HN1 unplaced genomic scaffold, ASM357369v1 unplaced-scaffold_154, whole genome shotgun sequence contains the following:
- the LOC113336732 gene encoding uncharacterized protein LOC113336732 isoform X2; this encodes MGMVIYYGGFLSCSPVKVRTVKMVNSTEPTALRWKVLEQVDEELMKGDERAALSLIKELQGKPGGLCCFGTARQTDPPRLYTLDELKLNGIDASAILSPVDGTLGSIERYLQVAAVLGGVSAWALFGLTQQQILFISVGLLFLATLDSVTFSGGFSSLVIDTIGHAVSQKYRNRVVQHEAGHFLIAYLLGILPKGYTLTSLEALRKEGSLNVQAGTAFVDIEFREEMLDRFACIALAGVATEYLLYGYSEGGLSDIYQLDSLLKGLGFTQKKADSQVRWAVLNTILLLRRHERVRSKVAEAMSSRKSVAFCIDTIENTINVDDL
- the LOC113336732 gene encoding uncharacterized protein LOC113336732 isoform X1; the protein is MGMVIYYGGFLSCSPVKVRTVKMVNSTEPTALRWKVLEQVDEELMKGDERAALSLIKELQGKPGGLCCFGTARQTDPPRLYTLDELKLNGIDASAILSPVDGTLGSIERYLQVAAVLGGVSAWALFGLTQQQILFISVGLLFLATLDSVTFSGGFSSLVIDTIGHAVSQKYRNRVVQHEAGHFLIAYLLGILPKGYTLTSLEALRKEGSLNVQAGTAFVDIEFREEVDSGKLSSKMLDRFACIALAGVATEYLLYGYSEGGLSDIYQLDSLLKGLGFTQKKADSQVRWAVLNTILLLRRHERVRSKVAEAMSSRKSVAFCIDTIENTINVDDL
- the LOC113336732 gene encoding uncharacterized protein LOC113336732 isoform X3, coding for MVNSTEPTALRWKVLEQVDEELMKGDERAALSLIKELQGKPGGLCCFGTARQTDPPRLYTLDELKLNGIDASAILSPVDGTLGSIERYLQVAAVLGGVSAWALFGLTQQQILFISVGLLFLATLDSVTFSGGFSSLVIDTIGHAVSQKYRNRVVQHEAGHFLIAYLLGILPKGYTLTSLEALRKEGSLNVQAGTAFVDIEFREEVDSGKLSSKMLDRFACIALAGVATEYLLYGYSEGGLSDIYQLDSLLKGLGFTQKKADSQVRWAVLNTILLLRRHERVRSKVAEAMSSRKSVAFCIDTIENTINVDDL